DNA sequence from the Streptomyces sp. MST-110588 genome:
CTTCGAGCTGGACCTCTCCCACGGGTTCGTCTCCGGGTACGGCTCTCTCTGAAGGCAGTGACTGTCAGGTCGTGAGAGCGTATCGGTGCTGGCCGGCTGGATAGAGACGCTGATGCTCGGCGGCGCGGTAGTGCTCCCAGCAGGCGTCACGGTCCTCATTGGCGGCGACGGTACGGAGTTCCAAAACCGCCTCGGCACCGTCAAGGCCCCAGCGAGCTCCGCCGATGTCGAGGCGGTCGGCGACGAGGTGGCGTGCGGCTCCTTCGAGGATCCCGGTGGCGATGGGCCAGCCGGCCTGGAGGGCTCGGTCGTAGTGGAGGAACCCGCGAAGAGACTCATGGTGTAGCGGATTTTCTCTCAGGAGCGGTGCAGACTCACGGAAGTGATGGCCGCCGGCACTGGGTGGTCGCCCTCGGCCCCTGGCGCTGAGAGCGGCATCATGGTTGCGGTGAAGTGGCGGTTGCTCCGTTTCGGGGGGTCGCCTCGCCAGGTTCTGCGTCAATGCGGCAAAATGCGCGGCGTTCATTCGCCCATGTCCCCAGCCTCTGAGCGGATTCGGCCACGGCACTGTCGGCTCGGCGGTAGCGTGGCATCTCAGCCCAAAGGCGATTGTCCGGAAACTTCGTCAGCTACCTGGTCTGTGTGGCCAGCGGCGCCCACTTCAGGGTGAAGACGGACCCGGTCCGAAAAGCGAGCGGATCGACCTCCAGGCGCCCTTCGACCGCCTCGGGCCCGGTGCGCGCCACCACGAGGGTCGGTTTGCAGACGTCCGTCATCACCATCGCCGGGTGATCTACGTCGAGCCATTTGAACAACGGCCGGGTCAGGTCGGGCACTGGGTCGACGACAGTCGTGAACAGCGTGGGGATCTCGACTCGGATGTCGCGGACCGTCCACATCAGCCGGTCTCCCCACGACTCGCTTGCCGGGTCCTCGACGGGATCGCCTGGGGCGTCGTCCCACTGCGGCTCAGGGGTGTCCTGACTCAGCCGTTCGAAGCGCTCGATGACGATGAGGCGTGGTTTTCGGCCCGCGATGAGTCTTTGGGCGCTGAGGTTGATATGCGCTGCGGTCGGCGTGGGAGTCATGTCGATGAAAAGTGACGCAGGCCGGGTGGCAGGCGGGTAACCGGTGAAGAGAACCACGGGGGTGCCAGCTCGCGCGGCATGGACCGCGATGTCCCGGCCGACCTTGGCTTCCCGGCTACCGCGCTGTGCGACGATGCCGGCCTTGTGGCGGAAGCTGAGATCGGCGAGTGGCGTCAGACCGGGCCACGGGGTGGGCACCGTCTCTGCTGCCTCGCGTACGTCATCGACGGTTTCGGTCATCACGTCTCCGGTTCTGGAGCTGCGTCCTTGCGAATGTACCGTGCAGCGAACGTTTTTCGAGGCTGGTCCGTTGTGCCATCTCCGCGTCGTCCCGGGGCAGTGGCCCTGGGCCCGTTCACCGTGTGGCGCAGGCGGGGCAGGCGGCCTGTTCGGGGTTGTGGCGGCGGCGTCGGCAGATGCACCAGGGCCAGTCGAGGCATTCGGGGCACTGGGTGTGCGGGGGTGTGACGGGCCGGCCGCAGGTTCCTCCGCGGCCGGTGCACTCCGGGATCGGGGGCCGGTAGCTGATGGCGTCGGCGAGCGAGCGCGCCGACGCCGGCTGGCCTTCGGCTTCGTCGTCTTCCTCGGCCTCGTCGCGCCGGGGGGCGAGCAGCCGTCCGCCGCGGCAGACGGTGCACGGTTCGTCGTCGCGGTCGGGTCGCTCCGGTGGGGCCGGGAGCCAGCCGTCTTCACAGTGGCCGTGGCAGGCGGTGGGGGCCAGCAGCCACACCGCGACGTCGTCGGGTCCGTAGCCGTCGCGGTGCCCGTCGGCCTTGCGCTTAAGGGGGCGGCTTGACCAGCTCTTCCACCAGCGGCGCTCGATGCGGGCGGCGAGCCGGGCCGGGGTGTGCCGCCGCAGTTCGTCGTGGACGAGGTCGACGACGGCGGGCGGGACGCCGCCGCCGCAGGCCAGGACGAGCTTGTCGGGCAGCGCGGCCAGCACCGCACGCAAGGGGTCCTTCGCGCTCGGCGCGGTCTGGCACGCGTCGCACTGGTCCCGGTCCCAGGAGCGCGGGAAGTAGATGCGCGCCCACTTGCGGCGGCGGTCCTTGCGCTTTTCGGGCTCGACGCGCGTGATGCCGGCCGCGTACTCGGGGCGCTCGGGCAACGGCCCGGAGCAGGTGCGGCAGCGGTCCCGGCAGGTGCGGCAGCGCTCGCCGTTGGAGGTCAGAGCCTGGCAGGAGGGGCACTCGCGTCGGCATACGGAGCACAGGTGGTCGTCGGGGTGGGGCTGAGCCAGCCAGCGGTGCTCGCCCTGGCAGCGCACGCAGCGCCGGGTGTCGGTCTCTTCCCGATGGGTGGGCAGGACGGGCCGGCCCGGGCACTGGTCGCAGCGGATGACGGCCCGGTCAGCGGACGGGCGCAAAAACGTGCTCATGCGATGCTCCCGGCGTCGGGGTGGGCGAGTTGATCAGCGTAGCGGTGGTTTCCCGGCGCAGCGTGCCGCCGTGCCCGCTGGCGGCGTGGCTACCCGCGGGCTGTACCGGCCGCGGTGATGACCCGTACCGGAATCGATGCCGTCCGCGCTGCGTCCACGACACGTGTGAGGCGCGCCGGGTCCGGCATTGCGAGCTGTCCACTCTGCGACGACGCGGTCGGCCCGGCTGCGCGCGGTGTGCCCGAAGCACAGCGCCGACCGAGGGTGCCGGGCTGCGACCTGGAACGGAAGGTGCGGCGGGACGTACTTCTCGGGATCTCCGTGGTCGTGGGCATTCGCCGCTGTGGCGGCGAGGGAGGCGAGGGTGTCCTGCACGTACCGGGTGTCGTGGATCCAGACAGGGTCTCCCGGCAGCACACAGGGGGAGTCCGCTCGTTGCTTCGTCACCTGCTCACTGCCCGCTCACCCTGCCCGTACGGACCACCGGTGAACTACGGGTCGCCGGAATGCGTGCCGCAGACCCGGCCGCGCAGCAGCTCCTCAACCCAGTCCTACAGCCAGGTTCCCAGCGCCCACCGCCAGCACGGGCGGCCCTCGCCAGGGGCATCTGCTCGATGCGTAACCGAGCGGAGGGCCGGCTTCCGGGTGGAGCCGGCCCGGTGTGCGTTCAGATGTGCTTGCGTGGGGTGACGATGGGGAACTTCGGGTCGGGCAGGGTCAGGGTGCCGAAGACGGCGTCCGTCGCCGCCTGGGCCTTGGCGCCCTCCAGGGTGATCTTCTTGTCCTGCACCGCGTTGTTGAAGTTGTCCTTGAAGCCGGGGGACTCGGCCAGTTCGTCGAGCGCCTGGCGGCTCAGCCTGATGGTCGCCGCCGGAGCCTGGACGAAGCGGTCACCGCCTTCGACGAAGACCAGCACACCGTTGCGGAGCGTCGTGGTGCACTTCTGGCCGGTCTCGACGCCGTTCTCGTCGGTGAAGACCCAGTTGAGTGCGATCGGCTCGCGGTACTGCTCGGCGGCCGTCGGCCCGTCCACGCTCCGGGCGAGCGCGGAGAAGTACTGTTCCAAAGTGGTGCTGCGGATCAGGTCAGCGGACGTCTGAGAGGTGATCAGCGGCTGCGGGCCGCCCAGGACCTCCTGCGCGCCGGTGAGGTAGGCATTGCGCCAGGTGCCGTTCTCGCTGCCGTAGCCGAGCTGGGTGAAGACCTTGGACTGGAGTTCCCTGGCCCGCGTGACCTGCGGCTCGGCGAGCGGGCTGCCTGTCTCGGCGGCGGATGCGAAGATCACGTGGTTGAGGAGTTCGGCCGCCCAGCGGAACCCGTCCGGGGTGTCGCGGTCATAGGCGCGCTGGGCCGCATCGACGACGGCTTCCGCGCCGCCCATCGCCTCCACGTAGGCCGCGCCCGCCTGGACCGGCGGCAGCTCCCACAGGTGGGCCGGGTTGCCGTCGTACCAGCCCATGTAACGCTGGTAGACCGCCTTGAAGTTGTGGCTCACCGAGCCGTAGTAACCCCGGTCGTACCAGTGATCGGCCAGGCTCGGCGGGAGGGTCTGGAGCTGTTCGGAGATCTCGGGGCCGGTGTAACCGGCGTTGATCATCCGCAGCGCCTGGTCGTTGAGATAGCCGTACATGTCGCGCTGCTTGTTGAGGAACTCAAGGATCCGCTCATTGCCCGGCCCCTCCTCCCCTCCCTCGTCCCGTACTTCGTTCCACATCGGCCAGTGGTGGGAGGCGAACAGGACGTCGGTCTCCTTGCCGAAGCTCTGGATCGCCTCGGTGAGGTACTTCGACCAGGCGTGCGCGTCCCGCACCTGCGCGCCACGCAGGCTGAGGATGTTGTGCATGGTGTGCGTGGCGTTCTCCGCGATGCACAGCGTCCTGGCGTCCGGGAAGTAGATGTTCATCTCCGCCGGCGCCTCGGTGCCCGGTGTGAGCTGGAAGACCAGTGGGAACCCGAACCCGTCGAACACGTACAGCCCCGGCCGCCACGGGATCACGTACGAGGGCTGCCAGTTCCCCTTCGCAACCGGCTGGTGGGCCGGCCCGCCGATGTAGACGGTCGGCGGGACGAGAGTCACCTCGCCCGTGGAGATCGTCAGGCCCAGCCCCGAACCGACCTGCCCTGCGGGGCCCTTGTCCATCTGTGCCGCATACATGTACTGCGCGCGCCGTGCCATGGCCGGTCCGGCGTAGATGTTCTCGCTGACCGCGTGCTCCAGGAACCCGTCGGGCGCGACGACGGGCACGCCCGGCTCCAGGGGGTCCCCCTGTTCGCTGAAGATGCCGCGGGCGCCGCCGAAGTGGTCGACGTGGCAGTGGGTGTAGATCAGCCCCTTGACCGGCCGCAGTTCCTTGGTGAGTTCCGTCTTGTCGCGGAACAGCTTCAAGGCGGCCTGCGCGGTCTCGTAGGAGGCCAGCGGGTCGATGATGTACAGGCCCGAGTCGTGCTCGATGATCGTCATGTTGGACAGGTCGTAGCCGCGCACCTGGTAGATGCGGTACTGGGAACAGGAGGTGACCTGGAACAGCCCGGCGACGGCGGTCAGCTCGCCCTGCCGGTGCAGGCTGCCGTTGACCGACGGCATCTCCATACGTGTTTCCGGGTTGAGGAAGTCGTAGGCGGTGAAGTCCCAGACCACCTTCTCCGGGTCCTTGCGGGACATGATGACGGGGACGTCGGGCGGGGCGATCTGGAACCTGATGGCGTCGGCGAAGTCCCTGCCGTCCTTCTCATCGGCCGCGTTGGCAGCTTCGGCGGCCTTGCGGTTCCCCGCGGCGACCGCGACCGAAGGTTCGACGGGTTGGAGGTACGTGGAGCTCTCAGGCATGGTGCAACATCCTCCCCATGAGGGCGCGACAGCGTTCGACGGCGGGCGGCACGCTATGTGCGCACGCAATCACAGGCAAGGGTGTGATCGAGCCGTTGGCCGGGGACGCCCGCGGCGGACAGCCGTCGTGCAGAGGAAGCAAGCAGCTCAAACACGCTTTCTTCCGCTCCGCGTTCGCTGCCCTGGCCGCCTCGGTCTCCCGGGCCTACCACGGAAAGAAGACTGCCCGGGCGAGGCGCCGGACTGCGCGCCACCGGCCTGACCGTACGGATCACCGCTCTCTGCCCTCACCGAACGGCGGCGTGGCATTGGATCGGTGTTCTCAAACCCGTCTGGGTCACCACTGTGGAGCGCGTGACATCACACCGCGCCGCCGCGACAGAAACACACGCCCCCGGCGTACTACACGTCGCCGGGGACGAATCATTGTGATGATGCTCTGAGCACTCTTACGGTTACCGCGCGGCATCAACCGCTCGCGGGAGCGAAGACGCAAATGCTTTCGCATGTCGTCGATCCGGTCCCGTGATCCGCGTTGTCCCCCCAGGGAAAAGGAGTGCGACCATGACGTACGAGCGCCCCACCCTCACCAAGGTCGGCGGCTTCCGCAAGGTGACGGGCGTCAAGAACACCGGTCCCAAGGACGTTCTCGGCGGCAAGCAGCTCCTGTGACGCGACCGGTGCGGAGCCGTTGAGCGGTTCCGCACCGTACCCCGGGCCGGGCCGGCCCCGCGCCGGCCCGGTCTGCGGTGGGCCGAGCCGTCCGCCGGCGCCCCGCCCGCTCCCGACGTCGCAGCGACCGGAGGCCGTAGCCGTGGAAGAGTCCCTGTCCTTGTCGGCCCTGCCCGGCTGGTTCGTCGTCCTGCCCGACACCGACGCGGTCGCCACGGTCGCGGCGAAGGCGCTTTCCCACGCGTCGCACAGCCTGCCCCACGCGTCCGGCAGGCCCTGGCTGGTGGGCCGGTGGACAGCGGAGTCGGCCGTCGTGGGAGTGCACGGCACGACCCGCGTCGCCGTGATCGGGGAGCATGGCGTCACCCTCCGGGAAGCCCGGCGCGCCGCCGCGGCGGCAGCCACCACCGGGTCGCTTGCGGCGCTGGACCGGTACAGCACCACGTGGGCGGGCAGCTTCCATCTCGTGGCGAGTTCAGGTGGACGGGTCCGGGTGCAGGGCGGAGTCGTCGACCTGCGGCGGGTGTTCTACGCCGAGGCCACGCCTGCCGCGTCCCACCGGGTCAGCGCCGCGTCCGCCCGGATGAGGGCCGCGTCCGCCCGGGTGAGCGTCGCGTCCGACCGGGCCGACGTGCTGGCCGAGCTGGTCGGTGCGGGGCTGGACGAACGCCGGCTCGCCCTGGAGCTGCTCACCTTGGGCGTACCGCACCCGCTGTCGGGATCACCGCAGTGGCGGGGCGTCCACGCCCTGCGCGGCGGCCACTTCCTGGGTCTGGAGGCCGACGGGCAAGCACGGCCGAGCCGGTGGTGGTCACCGCCCGACCCCGATGTCCCGCTGGCGGAGGGGGCCGGGCGCCTGCGCGAGGTGCTGACCGCCGCCGTCGATGTGCGTACGCGAGGGCGCGACCTGGTGACGACGGACCTGGGCGGTCTGGACTCCACGGCCGTGTGCTGCGCCGCGGCACGCGGGGAGGCGGAGGTCGTCGCGTACACCGCCGCCCTCCATGACGAACTCGGCGACGATGTGCACTGGGCGCGGCAGACCGTCCAGGCCCTGGGATCGGTCGAGCACCACGTCGTACCCGCCCAGGACACGGCCCTGACGTTTGACGGTATCGATACGCTCCAGGACATCCTGGATACGCCCAGCATGCTCACGGTCGACCGGAACCGCCGTATGCACCTCCTTAAGCGGGCAGCGGCCCGGGGGTCCGGACTGCATCTGACCGGGCTGGGAGGCGACGAACTCCTGGCCGGAACGCCTGCCCGGCTGCACGCCCTGATAGCCGCTCACCCCTTGCGCGCTCTGCGGGACGTGCGCGGGTACGCGGCCAAGTACCAGTGGCCCCGGCACAAGGTGCTGGGCCAGCTCCTGGACCGCCGCTCCTACAGGTCCTGGCTCGCCCGCGTCGCCCGTGACCTGACCGGGCCGGCAGCCGCCGCGGACGAGCCGCTGCTCGACTGGTCCGTACCGCCCCGGATGCCGCCCTGGGCCACCTCCGAGGCCGTCGCTGCGGCGCGCGAGCTGCTGCTCACCTGCCTGCCGGACGCCGAGCCGCGGGGCAGGGGCCATGGCGAACACCGCGAACTGGCCGCCATGGACGGCATCTCCCAGTGGACCCGGCACATCGGGCAGATGGCTGCTCCTCTGGGGGTCACCGTGGCGGCCCCGTACTACGACGATCGCGTCATCGAAGCGTGTCTCGCGGTGCGGACACCGGACCGGATCACCCCCTGGCGGTACAAACCGCTGATCGTCGAGGCCACGCGGGGCATCGTGCCCGAAGCCGTCCGCACGCGCGGCACCAAGGCCAACGCCACCTTCGAGGAGGAGACCGGCTGCGGCGTCACCGCGGCCGGCTGCTGGCGCTGTGCGAGGAATCCCGGCTGGGCCGGCTCGGCCTGATCGACGTGGACGCCCTGCGGGAGTGGTGCCGCCGCCCGCTGTCCGCGGAGACGGAGAGCCACCTGCTGCACGCGACCGTGGCCTGTGAGGTGTGGCTGCGCTCCCGCGAGATGACACCGGCACCCGCCCGGCCCCTGACCGAACAGGAGAGGTGACGGCGATGTACGCGCTGAAACCCGGTGTGCTGCTGACCGAGACCGAGTACGGCATGGCGCTGCTCGACCAGAAGAGCGCCGAGTACTGGACCCTCAACCCCACGGCAGCGGTCGTCCTGCAGACCCTGCTGGACGGCCGCGGCATCGACCAGGCCGTGGAGGCACTGACCCGGGACTACGAGGGCGTCGAGACCGACCTGGCCACCCAAGACGTCATCCGCATCATCGACGACCTGCGCTCCGCGGGCCTGCTCGCACCGTAGCCGCCGTACCGGGCACGCGCCCCGGCCCCGGGAAGAGGTACGCGATGTCGACACCGGAAACACTCCCCTACCGCCCCCGCTCCATCCCCTTGGCCCGCCGCCTCACGGCCCGGATGGCGGTGGGCTGCGCCCACGTACTGGCCACGCTGCCACCCGGCCGTATCCGCGTCGTCCTGCGCCTGCTGCGGTACGGGGCGAAGCCCGCCACGCTCGCCGAGGCCGCCCGCGCCCGGCAGACGGTGCTCGCCGTGAGCCTGGCGGCCGGAGGGAGCAAGGGATGCCTGCCCCGGTCCCTGGCCACCGTGCTGCTGTGCCGCCTCCACGGGCAGTGGCCCGCCTGGTGCGTAGGGGTCCGCGCCCGTCCGCCGTTCGCCGCACACGCCTGGGTGGAAGCCGAGGGGGAACTCGTCGGTGAGAACGTACCGGCCTCGTACTTCCAGCGCTTCTTCGCCGTGGAGTGAGGCCGTGACCTCGGCGCCCCCGACCGCAACCCGCCCTGCCGGCGGCCCGGCGCACCCGCCGGAACAGCCGGCCTCCCCCGCCGGCCCCGCCCCTGCGTGGTTCGGCCTGCGGGCCCTGGCCGGCCATTTGCGACCGCAACGCGTACGCATGCTCGCCGGTGTCGCACTCGGCCTGCTCGGCAGTCTCCTGGGGCTGGCCCAGCCGATGGCGGCCAAGCAGGTGATGGACCTCATCGGCCACGGGCAGCCGAGCACCGGCCCCCTGGTCATCCTCAGTACGCTGGTGGTGGCCGGCGGACTGCTCGCGGGTCTTGGCCACTACGTGCTCGACTGCTCCGCCGAGTCCGTCGTCTGCACCGTCCGGCGCAGGCTGACCCACCTCCTTCCACGCCTGCGCGTGCCGGTGATCGAACACAGCGAGCCGGGCGACCTGATCGCCCGCGTCACCTCCGACACCGCACTGCTGCGGCGCACCGCACCGCAGGCCCTGTCGGCCGCGGTCACCGGCACCGTGATCACTGTGGCAACCGTCGTGATGATGGGGCTGTTGGACGCCGTCCTGCTCGGCGTCACCCTCATCGTGATCGCGTTCGTCGGCCTCGTCGTCATGGTGGTGACCCCGCACATCGGCCGAGCCACCCGGCACACGCAGGAAGCCGTCGGCCGTATGGGAGCCGGGCTCGAACGGACGCTGGGTGCCCTGCGCACCGTCAAGGCGGCGGGCGCCGAACAGCGGGAGACCGCGGCGCTGCACCGTGCGGCCGAGTACGCCCGCCGCACGGGTGTCCGCGCCGCCGCGTGGGAGGCGGTCTCCGCGACCCTGTCGGCCGTCGTCCTCCAGGTCTGCTTCCTGGTCGTACTCGGAGTAGGCGGCGCGCGCGTGACTTCCGGTTCCATCGGCGTCTCCACGCTCGTCGCCTTCCTCCTCTACCTCTTCGCACTGGCCCCCAGGATCGGTCAACTGGTGGAAGGCGTCGGGCAGTTGCAGATCGGGGCAGCCGCGGCCGGGCGTATACGGGAAGCCGAGGCGCTGGAGGCCGAGGAAGTGGAGGGCGAGGAGGGGCAGGGTGAGGAGGGGCAGGGTGAGGAGGTGGAGATCGCGGAAGGACGCAGCGACGAGGCGGGCGCGGCTCCACCGGGGCCTCCCGGCTCCCACGAACGGCACCGGCACCCCGCCACCGTGACCTTCCAGCGGGTGCACTTCACCTACCGGCCAGGTCACCCCCGGTCCACCGCCACATCTCCTTCGCCGTACCCGCCGGGGGCACGACCGCGATCGTCGGACCGTCCGGCGCGGGCAAGTCCACCGTCTTCGCCCTCATCGAGCGTTTCTACGAGCCGGACACCGGCCGCGTACTGCTCGACGGCAGGGACGTACGCCGCTGGCCGCTCGCCGAGCTCCGTGCCGCCATCGGCTACGTCGAACAGGACCCGGCCGTCCTCGCCGGAACCCTGCGCGACAACCTGACGCTGGGCGCGGCCGACGCCACCGACGAGCAGATCGCCCAGGCCCTGTGCCTGGCCCGGCTCGACACCGTGACGGACCGCCTGCCGTACGGTCTGGACACCCAGGTCGGCCACCGCGGCAGCCGGCTCTCCGGCGGCGAACGGCAGCGCGTGGCGATCGCCCGGGCCCTGCTCCGCCGGCCCCGGCTGCTCCTCCTGGACGAGGCCACCTCTCAGCTCGACGCGGCCAACGAGGCCGCTCTGCGCGAGACCATCACCGACACCGCACGCCGCACCACCGTCCTGGTCATCGCCCACCGCCTGTCCACCGTGACCACCGCCGACCGCATCCTGGTCATGGAAGCGGGCCGGATACGGGCACGGGGAACCCA
Encoded proteins:
- a CDS encoding alkyl sulfatase dimerization domain-containing protein, with protein sequence MPESSTYLQPVEPSVAVAAGNRKAAEAANAADEKDGRDFADAIRFQIAPPDVPVIMSRKDPEKVVWDFTAYDFLNPETRMEMPSVNGSLHRQGELTAVAGLFQVTSCSQYRIYQVRGYDLSNMTIIEHDSGLYIIDPLASYETAQAALKLFRDKTELTKELRPVKGLIYTHCHVDHFGGARGIFSEQGDPLEPGVPVVAPDGFLEHAVSENIYAGPAMARRAQYMYAAQMDKGPAGQVGSGLGLTISTGEVTLVPPTVYIGGPAHQPVAKGNWQPSYVIPWRPGLYVFDGFGFPLVFQLTPGTEAPAEMNIYFPDARTLCIAENATHTMHNILSLRGAQVRDAHAWSKYLTEAIQSFGKETDVLFASHHWPMWNEVRDEGGEEGPGNERILEFLNKQRDMYGYLNDQALRMINAGYTGPEISEQLQTLPPSLADHWYDRGYYGSVSHNFKAVYQRYMGWYDGNPAHLWELPPVQAGAAYVEAMGGAEAVVDAAQRAYDRDTPDGFRWAAELLNHVIFASAAETGSPLAEPQVTRARELQSKVFTQLGYGSENGTWRNAYLTGAQEVLGGPQPLITSQTSADLIRSTTLEQYFSALARSVDGPTAAEQYREPIALNWVFTDENGVETGQKCTTTLRNGVLVFVEGGDRFVQAPAATIRLSRQALDELAESPGFKDNFNNAVQDKKITLEGAKAQAATDAVFGTLTLPDPKFPIVTPRKHI
- a CDS encoding keywimysin-related RiPP, giving the protein MTYERPTLTKVGGFRKVTGVKNTGPKDVLGGKQLL
- a CDS encoding lasso peptide biosynthesis PqqD family chaperone, translated to MYALKPGVLLTETEYGMALLDQKSAEYWTLNPTAAVVLQTLLDGRGIDQAVEALTRDYEGVETDLATQDVIRIIDDLRSAGLLAP
- a CDS encoding lasso peptide biosynthesis B2 protein, whose amino-acid sequence is MSTPETLPYRPRSIPLARRLTARMAVGCAHVLATLPPGRIRVVLRLLRYGAKPATLAEAARARQTVLAVSLAAGGSKGCLPRSLATVLLCRLHGQWPAWCVGVRARPPFAAHAWVEAEGELVGENVPASYFQRFFAVE